One stretch of Microvirga lotononidis DNA includes these proteins:
- a CDS encoding DUF6460 domain-containing protein codes for MSNLNRFLGGSPGSVLVKLIFLSLLVGAFLAFYEITPFELIERLFNWLASIFNLSFETVLEVGRWILYGAIIVVPLWLLSRLFGSRR; via the coding sequence ATGTCCAACCTGAACCGCTTTCTCGGCGGCTCCCCCGGCTCGGTGCTGGTGAAGCTGATTTTCCTGTCTCTCCTCGTCGGCGCCTTCCTGGCCTTTTACGAGATCACGCCGTTCGAACTGATCGAGCGCCTGTTCAATTGGCTCGCCTCCATTTTCAATCTCAGCTTTGAGACAGTTCTCGAGGTCGGCCGCTGGATCCTCTACGGCGCGATCATCGTCGTGCCGCTCTGGCTCCTCTCCCGGCTGTTCGGCAGCCGCCGCTGA
- a CDS encoding secondary thiamine-phosphate synthase enzyme YjbQ: MRIETLSEGEIRRQASGRTSVGTRGPGLTEITDAVAEWVSGTGIRSGLLTVFCRHTSASLLIQENADPDVRRDLLAAFDRLAPRNAGYVHTTEGPDDMPAHIRTVLSGVSLSIPVTEGQMTLGTWQGIYIAEHRDSPQRRDLIFHLIGT, encoded by the coding sequence ATGAGGATCGAGACCCTGTCCGAGGGCGAGATCAGGCGGCAGGCCAGCGGCCGGACGAGCGTCGGGACGCGGGGGCCGGGCTTGACCGAGATCACCGACGCGGTGGCCGAGTGGGTGTCCGGCACCGGGATCCGGAGTGGCCTGTTGACCGTCTTCTGCCGCCACACCTCGGCCTCGCTCCTGATCCAGGAGAATGCCGACCCGGACGTCCGCCGGGATCTGCTGGCGGCCTTCGACCGGCTGGCGCCCCGCAACGCGGGCTATGTCCACACCACCGAGGGTCCGGACGATATGCCGGCCCATATCCGCACCGTGCTCTCGGGCGTATCCCTGAGCATTCCCGTAACGGAAGGTCAGATGACTCTAGGGACCTGGCAGGGGATCTACATCGCCGAACACCGGGACAGCCCCCAGCGCCGCGACCTTATATTTCACCTGATCGGGACTTAA
- a CDS encoding alpha/beta hydrolase produces the protein MIDPAVFDPSAISDEIRAQNAEIVAKLAALPDPMSVPPALVRERRRQGLGPFPLMPLSSKARTIAIDGPAGPIPLRIIAPENPRGVYLHIHGGGWTWGTADEQDPWLDRLADRCGLAVVSVEYRLAPENPYPAPLDDCEAAALWVIREMESRFGTSRLFIGGESAGAHLSAVTILRLRDKHGLKPFRGANLFAGCYDLRLTPSVRHWGPERLILNTNDVRVFAENFVGHVGDRTDPDISPLHADLNGLPPALFSVGTKDMLLDDTLFMASRWAAAGNTTELAVWPGGCHVFIRFDSVLSEQALARIDGFIEGL, from the coding sequence ATGATCGATCCAGCCGTTTTCGACCCCTCCGCCATCAGCGACGAGATCCGTGCCCAGAATGCCGAGATCGTGGCAAAGCTCGCGGCCCTGCCGGACCCCATGTCGGTTCCTCCGGCGCTGGTGCGGGAGCGGCGCCGTCAGGGCCTGGGGCCGTTTCCCCTGATGCCGCTGAGCAGCAAGGCCAGGACGATTGCCATCGATGGTCCCGCAGGCCCCATTCCCTTGCGGATCATCGCGCCCGAGAATCCTCGCGGCGTCTATCTTCACATTCATGGCGGTGGCTGGACCTGGGGCACGGCGGACGAGCAGGACCCTTGGCTCGACCGGCTGGCGGATCGCTGCGGCTTGGCGGTCGTCTCGGTCGAATACCGCCTGGCGCCTGAAAATCCCTATCCGGCCCCGCTCGACGATTGCGAGGCGGCGGCCCTCTGGGTGATCCGGGAGATGGAGAGCCGGTTCGGCACCTCGCGCCTGTTCATCGGCGGCGAGTCGGCGGGGGCCCATCTGTCGGCCGTCACGATCCTGCGTCTTCGGGACAAGCACGGACTGAAGCCTTTCCGGGGCGCGAACCTGTTCGCGGGCTGCTACGATCTCAGGCTGACGCCCAGCGTCCGGCACTGGGGACCTGAGCGGTTGATCCTCAACACGAACGACGTGAGGGTCTTTGCCGAGAATTTCGTCGGCCATGTGGGCGATCGGACCGATCCGGATATTTCCCCTCTCCACGCCGACCTCAATGGCCTGCCCCCGGCGCTGTTCTCCGTGGGGACGAAGGACATGCTCCTCGACGACACGCTCTTCATGGCGTCCCGCTGGGCGGCTGCCGGGAATACGACCGAACTCGCCGTCTGGCCCGGCGGCTGCCACGTGTTCATCCGCTTCGACAGCGTGCTCTCGGAACAGGCGCTGGCGCGGATCGACGGTTTCATCGAGGGGCTTTAG
- a CDS encoding DUF952 domain-containing protein — MRIIYKICPALLWQEAESAGSFEGAPVDIQDGYIHFSTEKQVHETAKRHFADQNDLLLIAIDGDSLGEALRYEPSRGGDLFPHLYAPLPLSAVRWVKPLPLGADGQHIFPDLSR, encoded by the coding sequence ATGCGCATTATTTATAAAATTTGCCCTGCTTTGCTTTGGCAGGAGGCGGAAAGCGCCGGTTCCTTCGAAGGAGCACCCGTCGATATCCAAGATGGGTACATCCATTTTTCAACGGAAAAACAGGTCCACGAAACGGCCAAAAGGCATTTTGCGGATCAGAACGATCTGCTGCTGATCGCCATCGATGGCGATTCGCTCGGCGAGGCTCTTCGTTATGAGCCGTCCCGAGGGGGAGATCTGTTCCCGCATCTCTACGCGCCGCTGCCCTTGTCTGCGGTCCGATGGGTGAAGCCGCTGCCGCTCGGCGCGGATGGTCAGCACATTTTTCCGGATCTTTCCCGATGA
- a CDS encoding S24 family peptidase: protein MLSHERVWAAIDALASRHGMTASGLARKAGLDATSFNKSKRVSPEGRERWPSTESISKILKATGATLEDFLRLVEPSGSLRRSMIPLIGMEDAAAGKVFNEEGMPNEGPGWDEIEFPDFGQEKVFALEVTGDTLAPLYRDGDILIVSPTASTRKGDRIVVCTTTGGILAKELKRRSAKTLEMASLAKDQEDQVIPAEEVSWSARIMWARQ, encoded by the coding sequence ATGTTATCTCACGAGCGCGTGTGGGCTGCTATCGATGCATTGGCATCACGTCATGGCATGACCGCATCAGGACTGGCGCGCAAGGCCGGTCTCGACGCGACTAGCTTCAACAAGTCGAAGCGCGTGAGTCCCGAGGGCCGGGAGCGATGGCCCTCCACGGAATCCATCTCGAAGATCCTGAAGGCAACCGGCGCGACCCTGGAGGATTTCCTCCGCCTCGTCGAGCCCTCCGGCTCCTTGCGCCGCTCCATGATCCCGTTGATCGGCATGGAGGATGCGGCCGCCGGCAAAGTCTTCAACGAAGAAGGCATGCCCAACGAAGGCCCCGGCTGGGACGAGATCGAGTTTCCCGATTTCGGGCAGGAAAAGGTTTTCGCCCTCGAGGTCACGGGCGACACCCTCGCTCCTCTCTACCGCGACGGCGATATTCTCATCGTCTCGCCGACGGCCAGCACCCGCAAGGGTGACCGGATCGTCGTCTGCACGACCACCGGAGGTATCCTGGCCAAGGAGCTCAAGCGCCGCTCGGCCAAGACCCTGGAGATGGCGTCCCTCGCCAAGGACCAGGAAGATCAGGTGATCCCGGCCGAGGAGGTCTCCTGGTCGGCCCGGATCATGTGGGCCCGGCAATAG
- a CDS encoding MATE family efflux transporter yields the protein MDGSTNPRRLDISHRRILLLALPMTLSHVTTPLLGLVDATVIGRLGEAHLLGAVALGAVIFDFVFWSFGSLRMATAGLTAQATGAGNRHEVDLTLARAFLVAGVTGVLLILLQWPIATLAFSMAGASPAVTEALSTYFFIRIWAAPFTLANYVILGSTLGRGRTDLGLLLQVAINVANIVFTMALVLGFGLGIAGAAIGTALAEVVGVGLGIVVLRRLGSNPLAVTRHEVLNRTAMVQTLAMNRDIMIRNVALILAFSIFSALGARSGDVTLAANAVLYNMFLIGGYFLDGFATAAETLCGQCIGARDERGFRRAIRLSLGWCIGFGFAVSSLFLIGGGVFIDFVSTNPDVRAYAREYLVFAALTPFFGAAAFAFDGIYTGATWTRSMRDLMVIALIAYGAILLVAHDLGNTALWIALLTFLSARGLGQFILYPRLAKKTFASMS from the coding sequence ATGGACGGATCGACGAACCCAAGGCGCCTGGACATCTCCCATCGGCGCATCCTGTTACTCGCCCTTCCGATGACCCTGTCGCACGTGACGACGCCCCTCCTCGGGCTCGTCGACGCGACGGTGATCGGGCGGCTCGGCGAGGCGCATCTGCTCGGAGCGGTGGCCTTGGGCGCCGTGATCTTCGACTTCGTGTTCTGGAGCTTCGGCTCCCTGCGCATGGCGACTGCGGGCCTGACCGCGCAGGCGACCGGGGCCGGGAACCGGCATGAGGTCGACCTGACGCTCGCCCGGGCCTTCCTGGTGGCGGGCGTGACGGGTGTCCTGCTGATCCTGCTGCAATGGCCCATCGCGACGCTGGCCTTCTCCATGGCGGGCGCGAGCCCGGCCGTCACGGAAGCGCTCTCGACCTATTTCTTCATTCGCATCTGGGCCGCACCCTTCACTTTGGCGAATTACGTGATCCTCGGGTCCACCCTGGGGCGCGGGCGAACGGATCTCGGGCTGTTGCTTCAGGTGGCCATCAATGTGGCGAACATCGTGTTCACGATGGCGCTGGTCCTCGGCTTCGGTCTCGGCATCGCGGGCGCGGCCATCGGCACGGCCCTGGCCGAAGTGGTGGGTGTCGGCCTCGGCATCGTGGTTCTGCGCCGCCTCGGCTCGAACCCGCTGGCCGTCACACGGCATGAGGTCCTCAACCGGACGGCGATGGTGCAGACGCTCGCCATGAATCGGGACATCATGATCCGCAACGTGGCGCTGATCCTCGCCTTCTCGATCTTCAGCGCGCTCGGCGCGCGCTCGGGCGACGTCACGCTCGCGGCGAATGCGGTGCTCTACAACATGTTCCTGATCGGCGGCTATTTCCTCGACGGCTTCGCTACCGCCGCAGAGACCCTGTGCGGCCAATGCATCGGCGCCCGGGACGAACGCGGCTTCCGGCGCGCCATCCGCCTGAGCCTGGGCTGGTGCATCGGCTTCGGGTTCGCCGTCTCGAGCCTGTTCCTCATCGGCGGCGGCGTGTTCATCGACTTCGTGTCGACGAATCCGGACGTGCGCGCCTATGCACGGGAATATCTGGTCTTCGCCGCCCTGACCCCGTTCTTCGGCGCCGCCGCCTTCGCGTTCGACGGCATCTACACCGGAGCCACCTGGACCCGGTCCATGCGCGACCTGATGGTCATCGCCCTCATCGCTTACGGAGCCATTCTTCTGGTGGCCCACGATCTCGGCAACACGGCCTTATGGATTGCGCTCCTCACGTTCCTGAGCGCGCGCGGCCTCGGGCAGTTCATCCTCTATCCGCGGCTGGCGAAGAAGACCTTCGCCAGCATGTCCTGA
- a CDS encoding lysine--tRNA ligase, whose translation MSHPLTLDPALIEAAQTANAWPFEEARKLVERLKRTGKKEALFETGYGPSGLPHIGTFGEVARTSMVRHAFRVLTGDSIPTRLVAFSDDMDGLRKVPDNIPNKELVASALGKPLTQVPDPFGTHESFAHHNNARLREFLDAFGFDYEFMSATECYKAGRFDKTLLTVLERYDAVMAIMLPSLREERQQSYSPFLPVHPKTGIVMQVPIDERKLDAGTIVWRDPDTGERFETPVTGGHAKLQWKPDWAMRWVALGVDYEMAGKDLIDSVKLSGEIAKALGGLPPDGFNYELFLDEKGQKISKSKGNGLTIDEWLTYGTPDSLRLFMFNKPREAKKLYFDVIPRQVDDYLTFLEKYPAQDAKARLMNPVWHLHSGEPPAPELVSSGGGNQPGTTISFSMLLNLVAVANSEDPNVLWGFIRRYAPGVSPETHPRLDSLVKRAVRYFEDFVKPQKAYRLADEVEAASLRRLEEALGSFETGERPATAEAIQEEIYNVGRAEPRYQDLKAKGATPDRPGVSIEWFNTIYQVLLGEPRGPRFGSFIALYGVKETRALIQKALNGDLVREHEAFLKERAA comes from the coding sequence ATGTCTCACCCTCTGACCCTTGATCCTGCCCTGATTGAAGCCGCCCAGACCGCCAATGCCTGGCCTTTCGAGGAGGCGCGCAAGCTCGTCGAGCGGCTCAAACGGACGGGGAAGAAGGAGGCTCTGTTCGAGACGGGCTACGGTCCCTCGGGGCTGCCGCATATCGGCACCTTCGGCGAGGTGGCGCGCACCAGCATGGTGCGTCATGCCTTCCGGGTCTTGACCGGCGACAGCATCCCGACGCGCCTCGTCGCCTTCTCGGACGACATGGACGGCCTGCGCAAGGTGCCGGACAACATCCCCAATAAGGAGCTCGTGGCCTCGGCGCTGGGCAAGCCGCTGACCCAGGTGCCCGACCCCTTCGGCACCCATGAGAGCTTCGCGCACCACAACAATGCGCGCCTGCGCGAGTTCCTCGATGCCTTCGGGTTCGATTACGAGTTCATGTCCGCGACCGAGTGCTACAAGGCCGGCCGCTTCGACAAGACCCTGCTCACGGTGCTCGAGCGCTACGATGCCGTGATGGCGATCATGCTGCCGTCGCTGCGCGAGGAGCGCCAGCAATCCTACTCGCCCTTCCTGCCCGTCCACCCGAAGACCGGCATCGTCATGCAGGTGCCGATCGACGAGCGCAAGCTGGATGCCGGCACCATCGTGTGGCGCGATCCCGATACGGGCGAGCGTTTCGAGACGCCCGTGACCGGCGGCCATGCCAAGCTGCAGTGGAAGCCCGACTGGGCCATGCGCTGGGTCGCGCTCGGCGTCGACTACGAGATGGCCGGCAAGGACCTGATCGACAGCGTGAAGCTGTCGGGCGAGATCGCCAAGGCGCTCGGCGGCTTGCCCCCGGACGGGTTCAACTACGAGCTCTTCCTGGACGAGAAGGGCCAGAAGATCTCCAAGTCGAAGGGCAACGGACTCACCATCGACGAGTGGCTGACCTATGGCACGCCGGACAGCCTTCGGCTGTTCATGTTCAACAAGCCGCGCGAGGCGAAGAAGCTCTATTTCGACGTGATCCCGCGGCAGGTGGACGATTATCTGACCTTCCTGGAGAAGTACCCGGCGCAGGATGCCAAGGCACGCCTGATGAATCCGGTCTGGCATCTCCATTCAGGCGAACCGCCGGCGCCCGAGTTGGTCTCGTCCGGCGGCGGCAACCAGCCTGGCACGACGATTTCCTTCTCCATGCTGCTCAATCTGGTGGCCGTGGCGAATTCCGAGGATCCCAATGTGCTTTGGGGCTTCATCCGCCGGTACGCGCCGGGCGTTTCGCCCGAGACGCATCCCCGACTCGACAGCCTCGTGAAGCGCGCCGTGCGCTACTTCGAGGATTTCGTGAAGCCGCAGAAGGCCTATCGCCTGGCCGACGAGGTCGAAGCCGCTTCGCTGAGGCGCCTGGAAGAGGCGCTCGGCTCCTTCGAGACCGGGGAGAGGCCCGCGACGGCGGAAGCGATCCAGGAAGAGATCTACAATGTAGGCCGGGCCGAGCCGCGCTATCAGGACCTCAAGGCCAAGGGCGCGACGCCCGACCGTCCGGGCGTGTCCATCGAATGGTTCAACACGATCTATCAGGTGCTGCTGGGCGAACCCCGCGGTCCACGCTTCGGCTCGTTCATCGCTCTCTACGGGGTGAAGGAGACGCGGGCGCTGATTCAAAAAGCGCTGAACGGCGACCTCGTGCGCGAGCACGAGGCGTTCCTGAAGGAACGTGCCGCGTGA
- a CDS encoding quinone-dependent dihydroorotate dehydrogenase, whose protein sequence is MIGTLFSFAKPALHALDAETAHQLTIRGLSLMPISPAPADDARLSTDVFGRRFPNPVGLAAGFDKQCEVPDQLLGLGFGFVELGGVVPKPQAGNPRPRVFRLARDEAVINRFGLNSEGLDAARRRLAGRRGRPGIVGVNIGANKDSTDRIADYVLCIERLCGLADFLTINVSSPNTPGLRDLQGEAFLDDLLARSMEARDRADQGRRKTIVLLKIAPDISLDTLDAIVATALKRGIDGLTVSNTTIARPDSLKEKALASETGGLSGKPLFMPSTKLLAETFLRVERKIPLVGVGGVDSAEAAWGKIRAGASLVQLYSAMVYKGPGLIGDIKRGLLQVLGTERTTLAQAVGRDASAIAQGRF, encoded by the coding sequence ATGATCGGTACGCTCTTTTCCTTTGCCAAACCCGCTCTTCACGCGCTCGATGCGGAGACGGCCCACCAGTTGACGATCCGTGGATTGTCGCTGATGCCGATTTCGCCCGCGCCTGCGGACGATGCGCGTCTCTCCACCGACGTTTTCGGCCGGCGCTTCCCCAATCCCGTCGGCCTTGCGGCAGGCTTCGACAAGCAATGCGAGGTTCCCGACCAGCTCCTCGGACTGGGCTTCGGCTTCGTCGAGCTCGGCGGCGTCGTGCCGAAGCCCCAAGCCGGCAATCCGCGCCCACGCGTCTTTCGTCTGGCGCGCGACGAGGCCGTGATCAATCGGTTCGGCCTCAACAGCGAAGGGCTCGATGCCGCCCGCCGGCGGCTTGCCGGCCGTCGCGGACGCCCGGGCATCGTCGGAGTCAATATCGGGGCGAACAAGGACTCGACGGATCGCATCGCCGATTACGTTCTGTGCATCGAGCGTCTGTGCGGGTTGGCGGATTTCCTGACGATCAACGTATCCTCACCCAACACGCCGGGCTTGCGCGACCTGCAGGGCGAGGCGTTCCTCGATGACCTTCTTGCCCGCAGCATGGAGGCCCGCGACAGGGCAGACCAGGGCAGGCGCAAGACGATCGTCCTGTTGAAGATCGCGCCCGATATTTCCCTCGATACGCTCGATGCGATCGTCGCCACGGCTCTCAAGCGCGGAATCGACGGGCTGACCGTGTCCAACACCACCATTGCCCGGCCCGACAGCCTGAAGGAAAAGGCGCTTGCATCCGAAACGGGCGGCCTGTCCGGCAAGCCTCTCTTCATGCCGTCCACGAAGCTCCTGGCCGAGACGTTCCTGCGGGTGGAGCGGAAGATTCCGCTCGTCGGCGTCGGCGGCGTCGATTCCGCCGAGGCGGCTTGGGGCAAGATCCGCGCAGGGGCAAGCCTGGTGCAGCTCTATTCGGCCATGGTCTACAAGGGCCCCGGTCTCATCGGCGACATCAAGCGCGGCCTGCTGCAGGTTCTCGGAACGGAGAGGACGACCCTGGCGCAAGCCGTTGGCCGTGATGCATCGGCGATCGCTCAGGGACGATTCTGA
- a CDS encoding response regulator: MQSQTTTIIIADDHPLFRGALRQAVASTMPQARVVEASGMDDLNTTLTQERDVDLILLDLTMPGVQGFSGLMSLRAQYPELPVVIVSATEEPTVIRRAMDFGASGFIPKSIDTDSIGGAIQAVLAGDTWTPPDVDLSASEDAETADLVRRLGTLTPQQVRVLTMLSEGLLNKQIAYELGVSEATVKAHVSAILDKLGVDSRTQAVIAASKIGVTQRPSPAGAD, from the coding sequence GTGCAGAGTCAAACCACCACGATCATCATTGCCGATGACCATCCGTTGTTTCGCGGGGCGTTGAGGCAGGCCGTCGCCTCCACGATGCCTCAGGCCAGGGTCGTCGAGGCGAGCGGCATGGATGACCTGAACACGACGCTGACCCAGGAGAGGGATGTCGACCTGATCCTGCTCGACCTGACGATGCCGGGCGTGCAGGGCTTCTCCGGGCTGATGTCGCTCCGGGCTCAATACCCGGAACTGCCGGTCGTGATCGTTTCCGCAACGGAAGAGCCGACCGTGATCCGCCGCGCCATGGATTTCGGCGCCTCCGGCTTCATCCCGAAATCCATCGACACCGACAGCATCGGCGGCGCCATCCAGGCGGTGCTCGCGGGCGACACCTGGACCCCGCCCGATGTGGACCTGTCCGCGTCGGAGGATGCCGAAACCGCCGACCTCGTCCGCCGCCTCGGCACACTGACGCCGCAGCAGGTCCGCGTCCTGACCATGCTGTCCGAAGGATTGCTCAACAAGCAGATCGCCTACGAGCTCGGCGTCTCGGAAGCCACCGTGAAGGCCCATGTCTCGGCCATCCTCGACAAGCTCGGCGTCGACAGCCGCACGCAGGCCGTCATTGCCGCATCGAAGATCGGCGTCACCCAGCGCCCCTCCCCGGCAGGCGCCGACTAG
- a CDS encoding glycosyltransferase — protein sequence MRQGLAEPSPQSTALPVEIGFLAHHGHAPETLRQAAILARFAGISADEFLLKHNLVGEDDFYRALAAELRLPFLSAPPLSQAALYPDSILAGIAPLAGLQAGFVTAPRGAALARLLGTRLRSRTLAITSPSRLREAVFRRQGPWIADRAASDLARWAPELATDLGYGQITVLFVVLTVTAFGIGHAPGPTLAIIGAALGPLFLGMIVLRLAASVLKNSLEPNDEAPRTEDAALPVYTIIAALYREKRVAATLIQALSRLDYPAAKLDIKLVLESDDRETLDALRAVDLPGNMEIVVAPKGEPRTKPRALNVALPLARGRFTVIYDAEDVPDPGQLRLAVARFARLPPQVACLQARLTIDNTDDSWLTRLFTIEYAALFDVFNPGLAEIGSPIPLGGTSNHFRTSVLKAVHGWDAWNVTEDADLGLRLARLGYEVRDLPSSTLEEAPVTLGSWMRQRTRWMKGFVQTATTHSRRPWVLLRQLGVWRCYGALVLTWGIVLSALFYPLFSVLFLAEWFSGTTRLYASRWDTVAWFYSLTLFLSGTAAIMIPALVALHSRRLWRLWPWLPLLPFYYGLVSIAAWRGLWELATATFRWNKTSHGHARTSRAGLVLRSTRREWSARDH from the coding sequence ATGAGGCAGGGTCTAGCGGAGCCGAGCCCACAGTCAACAGCACTGCCGGTCGAGATCGGGTTCCTGGCACATCATGGCCACGCCCCGGAAACGCTGCGCCAAGCCGCAATCCTCGCCCGTTTCGCCGGGATTTCGGCCGATGAGTTTCTGCTGAAACACAACCTCGTAGGCGAGGACGACTTCTATCGCGCCCTCGCGGCCGAGCTCCGGCTACCGTTCCTGTCCGCCCCTCCCCTGTCGCAGGCCGCCCTTTACCCGGACAGCATTCTGGCGGGCATCGCCCCTTTGGCCGGACTTCAGGCAGGGTTCGTAACGGCCCCTCGCGGTGCCGCGCTCGCCCGTCTCCTTGGCACGAGGCTCCGCAGCCGTACGCTTGCCATCACATCTCCGTCGCGCCTGAGAGAAGCGGTCTTTCGCAGGCAGGGCCCGTGGATCGCCGATCGGGCCGCCTCGGATCTGGCCCGGTGGGCGCCCGAGCTGGCGACCGACCTCGGCTACGGGCAAATCACCGTCCTGTTCGTCGTCCTGACCGTCACCGCGTTCGGCATTGGCCACGCTCCAGGGCCGACGCTGGCGATCATCGGGGCTGCTCTGGGGCCGCTCTTTCTGGGCATGATCGTCCTGAGGCTCGCGGCATCGGTGCTCAAAAACTCCCTCGAACCGAACGACGAGGCTCCCCGTACCGAGGACGCCGCGCTGCCGGTCTACACGATCATCGCGGCCCTCTATCGGGAGAAGCGGGTGGCCGCCACGCTCATCCAGGCCCTGTCGCGGCTCGATTATCCGGCGGCCAAGCTCGACATCAAGCTCGTTCTCGAATCCGACGATAGGGAAACGCTCGATGCCCTTCGGGCCGTCGACCTGCCGGGCAATATGGAGATCGTCGTCGCGCCCAAAGGGGAGCCGCGCACCAAACCACGAGCTCTCAATGTTGCCCTGCCCCTGGCGCGGGGACGCTTCACGGTCATCTACGATGCCGAGGACGTCCCGGATCCCGGTCAGCTGCGCCTCGCCGTTGCCCGGTTCGCCCGCCTGCCGCCGCAGGTCGCCTGTCTCCAGGCGCGACTCACCATCGACAACACGGACGATTCCTGGCTCACGCGCCTTTTCACCATCGAATACGCGGCGTTGTTCGATGTGTTCAACCCGGGTCTGGCCGAGATCGGGAGCCCCATTCCCCTGGGCGGCACCTCGAACCATTTCCGCACCTCGGTTCTCAAGGCAGTCCATGGGTGGGATGCCTGGAACGTGACAGAGGATGCGGATCTCGGCCTTCGCCTAGCACGGCTGGGCTATGAGGTCAGGGATCTTCCCTCATCGACGCTGGAGGAGGCGCCGGTCACCCTGGGCTCCTGGATGCGGCAACGGACCCGGTGGATGAAAGGTTTCGTCCAGACCGCCACGACCCATTCGCGCAGGCCGTGGGTCCTGCTCCGGCAATTGGGCGTCTGGCGCTGTTACGGCGCTCTCGTCCTGACCTGGGGTATCGTGCTCAGCGCCTTGTTCTACCCGCTTTTCTCCGTGCTGTTCCTGGCAGAGTGGTTTTCCGGAACGACCAGGCTTTATGCCTCGCGCTGGGACACCGTCGCCTGGTTCTACAGCCTGACGCTTTTCCTCTCCGGTACGGCGGCGATCATGATCCCGGCCTTGGTCGCCTTGCACAGCCGCAGGCTCTGGCGGCTTTGGCCGTGGCTGCCGCTGCTGCCGTTCTATTACGGTCTCGTGAGCATCGCGGCATGGCGGGGATTGTGGGAATTGGCGACGGCGACGTTCCGATGGAACAAGACGAGCCATGGCCACGCCAGGACGTCGCGCGCCGGATTGGTTCTCAGAAGCACCAGGCGAGAGTGGTCAGCACGAGATCATTGA
- a CDS encoding transporter substrate-binding domain-containing protein: MSVSGLARAEGVTIPNFWDPRALLERPDLPTNRTIRFLVDDDFPPLHFPGLDGNPTGLSVELARAACERLSLTCTVQVRRFDTLLDALQERQGDVVAAAIPITTDLRSRFAVTAPYFKLPARFAVRKDRNQPAPEARALQGKTIGVVGGTAHEAFAKAFAAGSNLKPFPDLAAAQAALKAGEIDYLFADGLGLALWIGGEEAGGCCDFSGGPYLESRFFGEGIGFVTRTEDEPLRRALDFALQQLWKEGKYAELYLRFFPISPF, from the coding sequence ATGTCGGTATCGGGTCTGGCACGAGCCGAGGGCGTGACGATCCCGAACTTCTGGGATCCCAGGGCACTGCTCGAGCGTCCCGACCTGCCGACGAACCGCACAATCCGCTTTCTCGTCGACGACGATTTCCCGCCGCTGCATTTCCCGGGGCTGGACGGCAATCCGACCGGCTTGTCGGTGGAGCTCGCCCGTGCCGCCTGTGAGCGGCTGAGCCTCACCTGCACCGTCCAGGTCCGCCGCTTCGACACGCTGCTCGACGCTTTGCAGGAGCGCCAAGGCGATGTGGTGGCCGCAGCCATTCCCATCACGACGGATCTGCGGAGCCGCTTTGCCGTCACGGCTCCCTATTTCAAGCTTCCGGCGCGGTTCGCCGTGCGCAAGGACCGCAATCAGCCGGCACCCGAAGCCAGAGCGCTGCAGGGCAAGACCATCGGGGTCGTTGGGGGCACGGCCCACGAGGCCTTCGCCAAGGCCTTCGCGGCGGGAAGCAATCTCAAGCCCTTCCCGGATCTGGCCGCCGCTCAGGCTGCCCTCAAGGCCGGCGAAATCGATTACCTGTTCGCCGATGGTCTCGGTCTCGCCCTCTGGATCGGGGGAGAGGAGGCGGGCGGCTGCTGCGACTTCTCGGGAGGGCCTTACCTGGAGAGCCGCTTCTTCGGCGAGGGCATCGGCTTCGTCACCCGGACCGAGGATGAACCCTTGCGCCGTGCCCTGGATTTCGCCCTGCAGCAGCTTTGGAAGGAAGGAAAGTACGCCGAACTTTATCTCCGCTTCTTCCCGATCAGCCCGTTTTGA